GGCGGTACGCTGGCGGTGTACACCATCCGCCTCGCGGCGGCAAAGTGCGCTCTTCCCGTCCCGTCCGGTACTGTACTGGGGTTCTTCTGCAACGTGCTGGTGTGTCTGGGCGTGGTATGCGCGGGAACCGCACGGGACACATTTGGGAAGATCGCGGGGGCCTATCTGCCGGTCGTCTTCTTCGTCGTCGGCGGTTTTGAACATGTCGTCGCCAACATGTACTACATACCAGCCGGGCTTCTGGCGCTACGCGTGCCGGCTTACGCGCAAGCAGCCGCGGCGGCGGGCGTCGACACGGCGTCTCTGACGCTGGCCGGCTGCCTGCATAACTTACTGCCGGTGACGCTCGGCAACCTGCTCGGCGGCGTCGCCGTGGGCCTGCTGCTCCGCGCAGGACACCGGCAATAAGTGCGGTTTGAAAGCGGCCGAAAACATGTAAATGAAACAGGTGTGAAGTTATGCAGGAAATAGCGATTAAAGGCGAGCGGGTTATCCTTGTCGATGATGCGGATTATAATAGAGCGATGCAATATGCTTGGTCTACGAAACGATGCAATAAACTGGCCAAAACCGTACGCAAATGGCAAGCCACAATCAGGTTTGCGAGTGAAATTTATCATTTGGGCAGTTACGAAGAAGAGGAATACGCCGCCATGTCGTATGATAAGAAAGCGATTGAGCTATACGGTTCGGACGCGAGAGTTAACTTTCCTCATTTGACTTATGATGAGCTAAGCGAAAGGCTCTGTCAAATTGAAAAAGAAAATGAGAATATTTTTCACAAGAATCTTTCAAAGCGTCATCAAGGACGACAATTCTCCAATATTACTAAAACGTCCAAATATATTGGCATTTCACGCTATCGGCAACGCTGGTGGAGAGCGGTTATAAGCTTTCAAAATAAGCAGTATCATTTAGGCTCGTATAAGAATGAAACAGAAGCGGCATTGGCGTATGATCGCAAAGCTATAGAATTATACGGTGATAATGCGAGGTTAAACTTTCCAAGAGAGGCAAGTGAAAAAAGGGAGTCATAGGGAGTGTGGGAGTGTCGGCTTCTCAGGGAACAGCGAATCAATCCTTTTCCCCCTCCGGCTCGTCTTCGAAGGTCAGAATAATTCGGTCGACCAAGTCGGTCAGCTCTTCTATGTACTCATGGTCCTCGCTAATATCCGTTGCCCATATCAACATCGGGCGTTGGGATCCCATAATAGCATAGCCTACTACCGTGCATTCTTTTAAATTGGTTTCCGAGAGCGTGTACATCAAATCCCCTGTAAATCTGGTTGCTTCACACCCATCTACAGTGATCGTCTCTCCTGCCTCATAAGTCGCTTCCGCCACCGTCTCCAAAGGCATTGCTCTTTCCAAAAGGCTCTTCACTTTATATGGAACCATTTCTGTAATGATATCCTTCGAGTTTTTGATGTTTTCAAGATTAACATTATCTCGATCTGCTGTATTATCGAAATCTTCATCTACAAAATACTTGGAAAAAACCATGCATCGATCTACATCTCTAAGCAAATATTCATATCCATTAGAAGAATGCATCCCCCCCCATTTAAATCTAAATTTGTATTCAGTTCTTTGATCTTTAAATTCCTGTGTCAAATCCGCTG
This window of the Oscillospiraceae bacterium genome carries:
- a CDS encoding formate/nitrite transporter family protein, which codes for MELRGPAALPGLFATAGRDKADLSAGRTLALAVLAGVIIAFGAVTAGVASHAMENPSAARLVAGLLFPFGLGIVVLTGAELFTGNALMVLSALDRMAVPARVLRNWALVYFGNLLGALTVAAGCVFFGTLDHAGGTLAVYTIRLAAAKCALPVPSGTVLGFFCNVLVCLGVVCAGTARDTFGKIAGAYLPVVFFVVGGFEHVVANMYYIPAGLLALRVPAYAQAAAAAGVDTASLTLAGCLHNLLPVTLGNLLGGVAVGLLLRAGHRQ
- a CDS encoding AP2/ERF family transcription factor — encoded protein: MQEIAIKGERVILVDDADYNRAMQYAWSTKRCNKLAKTVRKWQATIRFASEIYHLGSYEEEEYAAMSYDKKAIELYGSDARVNFPHLTYDELSERLCQIEKENENIFHKNLSKRHQGRQFSNITKTSKYIGISRYRQRWWRAVISFQNKQYHLGSYKNETEAALAYDRKAIELYGDNARLNFPREASEKRES